In Mytilus edulis chromosome 4, xbMytEdul2.2, whole genome shotgun sequence, the following proteins share a genomic window:
- the LOC139519529 gene encoding G-protein coupled receptor dmsr-1-like produces the protein MSKTYTYFGGVPPNLTDIFFESMPSTETPIQSSSTSIPSSLEVFRVQYAAMHGYVSAFVCIFGIVANLANIVVLTRKNMITSTNLILTWLAVTDSLKMADYLMFAIEFYILKDSNLPYLAVRNIHSVRFLLFHASFALVCHNIAIWLTISLATFRFLYIWFPNRGMVWCSIERTKIMVAIVYIIVIVICIPNYMMNFIGPLPTPANFTGNTTEEIWTVHMVKEGNALHTINFYIQAIMIKLVPCVMLSILTFLLIYAMHKAYKKRLALMNQGKKEESDRHHEHNRTTGMLLAIVVLFLITELPQGILSLLIIFIPELQNTVYNQIGDVLDIVALCNNAINFVLYCSMSKQFRDTFVRIFCKCCPIGKPNLSRLKLITNNKNGHTNYETNSKATYV, from the coding sequence ATGTCGAAGACGTATACATATTTCGGAGGAGTTCCTCCAAACTTAACAGACATATTTTTTGAATCAATGCCATCTACGGAAACGCCTATTCAATCGTCATCCACATCGATACCATCCTCTTTAGAAGTTTTTAGAGTTCAATATGCGGCTATGCACGGATATGTCAGCGCTTTTGTTTGTATCTTTGGGATCGTGGCTAATCTTGCTAATATTGTGGTTTTAACGAGAAAAAATATGATAACGTCGACAAACTTGATTCTTACATGGCTGGCAGTTACAGATTCATTAAAGATGGCTGATTATCTAATGTTTGCAATAGAATTTTACATATTGAAAGATTCAAATCTTCCATATTTAGCAGTAAGGAATATCCATTCTGTCCGATTTCTATTATTTCATGCAAGTTTTGCATTGGTTTGTCACAATATTGCAATATGGCTTACAATATCTCTGGCAACCTTCAGGTTTTTGTATATATGGTTTCCGAACAGGGGAATGGTGTGGTGTTCAATAGAACGAACTAAAATAATGGTTGCGATTGTGTacattattgttattgttatctGCATACCAAATTATATGATGAATTTTATTGGACCCCTTCCTACTCCGGCCAATTTCACGGGAAATACAACAGAGGAGATTTGGACTGTGCATATGGTCAAGGAAGGGAATGCCTTACACACAATTAATTTCTACATTCAGGCAATAATGATCAAGCTAGTGCCATGTGTAATgctgtcgattttgacttttctTCTTATTTATGCTATGCACAAAGCATACAAAAAACGACTTGCCCTTATGAACCAGGGTAAGAAAGAAGAATCAGATCGACACCATGAACATAATCGAACAACAGGAATGTTGCTGGCAatagttgttttgtttttaataacgGAGCTTCCTCAAGGAATTTTGAGTTTACTGATTATATTTATACCAGAGTTACAAAACACCGTTTACAACCAAATCGGAGATGTCCTTGACATTGTAGCTTTGTGTAATAATGCCATCAATTTCGTATTATACTGCAGTATGAGCAAACAATTCCGAGATACATTCGTCCGAATATTTTGTAAATGCTGTCCAATCGGAAAACCGAATCTGTCTCGACTTAAACTGATCACTAACAATAAAAATGGACATACGAACTACGAAACGAATTCAAAAGCAACTTATGTAtag